The uncultured Pseudodesulfovibrio sp. genome contains the following window.
GGCCGATTACGCCAAGACGAACAAAAAGTTCGCCATGCGTTTCGGTACTCTGGAAGGCCAGTTTCTTGACAGCGACGCAGTGAAGGAACTCTCCAAGATGCCCAGCAAGCCTGAGCTTCTTAGTTCCCTTCTCGGCACCATGCAGGCCGTACCTCGCAATTTCGTCTGTCTGTTCGCCAACATCGAGCGCAAGTTCCTGTATGCCTTGACCGCCATCAAGGAACAGAAGGAAGCCGCGTAAACAACAGGTTCAAAGCGAATCAATTTCAAGGAGATTTATCATGGCTGATATCACCAAAGAACAGGTTGTCGAATTCATCGGCAACATGACCGTCCTGGAACTGTCCGAATTCATCAAAGAGCTCGAAGACGTCTTCGGTGTCGAGGCTGCTGCCCCGGCCATGGCCGTTGCTGCTGCTCCCGCCGCTGGTGGCGACGCCGCCGCTGAGGAAGAGAAGACCGAGTTCGACGTCGTCCTGACCGGTGCCGGCAGCAACAAGATTGCCGTCATCAAGGCCGTCCGCGGCATCACCGGCCTGGGCCTGAAAGAAGCCAAGGCTCTGGTCGACGAAGCTCCCAAGACCCTGAAGGAAGGCGTTTCCAAGGACGAAGCTGACGAGGCTGCCAAGCAGCTGCAGGAAGCTGGCGCCGAAGTTGAAGTTAAGTAACTTCACCGCCTTAAGCTAACAAAGCAAAGAGCGCTCGCCCTCTTAAAAAGGGCGTTG
Protein-coding sequences here:
- the rplL gene encoding 50S ribosomal protein L7/L12, coding for MADITKEQVVEFIGNMTVLELSEFIKELEDVFGVEAAAPAMAVAAAPAAGGDAAAEEEKTEFDVVLTGAGSNKIAVIKAVRGITGLGLKEAKALVDEAPKTLKEGVSKDEADEAAKQLQEAGAEVEVK